A section of the Leptidea sinapis chromosome 26, ilLepSina1.1, whole genome shotgun sequence genome encodes:
- the LOC126972363 gene encoding CAAX prenyl protease 2, whose product MELINHNSCFSSVLACVFLTICYVGSLYVWRSKESRDHPSTIKKRCFSVFVMMLLAPIFTQYFLSDPSDIYEKMGLRETALFKALLLPLLLTATLFLGPLTMQFFSGGWWIYLEPMFWISCWQDLVWVRNHIMAPLSEEWVFRACMMPILLQCLSPMTAVFVGPILFGIAHFHHMLEQIKGGCEVKTALIISSFQFTYTTIFGAYSSYLFVRTGHFLAPLTAHIFCNHMGFPNFTSIVSFARTQRIVIICNYVIGLCLWCYLLKPLTSPDLYGLTTLSVT is encoded by the exons ATGGAACTGATAAACCACAACAGCTGTTTCTCGTCCGTTCTCGCATGTGTGTTTTTAACTATTTGTTATGTTGGAAGCTTATATGTGTGGAGATCCAAAGAAAGCAG AGACCACCCAAGTACTATAAAGAAAAGATGCTTCAGTGTCTTTGTAATGATGTTGCTTGCACCAATTTTCACACAATACTTCCTTAGCGATCCATCTGACATTTATGAGAAGATGGGCTTAAGGGAGACTGCTCTCTTTAAAGCACTACTACTGCCATTGCTCTTGACTGCCACATTATTTCTTGGACCTTTAACCATGCAGTTTTTTTCTGGAGGCTGGTGGATTTAtcttg aaCCAATGTTTTGGATATCCTGCTGGCAAGATTTAGTGTGGGTGAGAAATCATATAATGGCACCACTTAGTGAGGAATGGGTGTTCAGGGCATGTATGATGCCAATTCTTCTACAGTGTCTGTCGCCTATGACTGCAGTTTTTGTTGGGCCTATTCTCTTTGGAATtg CTCACTTTCATCATATGTTAGAACAGATAAAAGGAGGCTGTGAAGTAAAAACTGCTCTGATTATTTCGA gTTTCCAATTTACCTATACAACCATATTTGGCGCATACTCATCATATTTGTTTGTTAGAACTG GTCATTTCCTCGCTCCATTGACAGCGCATATTTTCTGCAACCACATGGGATTCCCTAACTTTACAAGCATAGTATCATTTGCACGGACGCAAAGAAtagttattatttgtaattatgtCATTGGTCTATGTTTATGGTGCTATTTATTGAAACCGTTGACGAGTCCTGACCTCTATGGCTTGACCACACTTTCTGTGACTTGA